From the Thomasclavelia ramosa DSM 1402 genome, the window CTTGAAAGGATATTAATTAGATTAATGTCTTCAATATTTACCATTAATGCGATAATTCCAAAGATCAATCCACATAGTAAAGCGTGAATAATTGCTTTATTTTGAAATATTTTGATTAGCCAAAATGCCCATACAATCATAATGATTCCAGCAATTATATTAATAATACTATGGTAGATAAAATTTGATAAATGAATAAAACTTATAATTCCGGCCATGATAAGACTAGTAATAGTAAAGGTGATAAGGATAAATAAAGCGAATTTTAGGTATATTTTTAAATATGATTTCATATTTCCTCCTTGTTATCTTACTAATATTATATTTAAGGATTGGTGAAATATGAATATCTTCGATGTATTTTTAATTAGTGTTTGCATTTATATTTATTTAAGTATCTTGTTAAGAATTTTTGGTAAAAAAGAATTTAGTCAATTAAATGTATTTGATTTTGTAGTATTTTTAATTATTGCCGAGATCATGACAGATACGATAGGAAACAGCGATTTTACTTTTTATCATGGTGTGGTTGCAACTGTTACATTGATTGTTGTAGATCGACTTGTTTCAATGATAACAATGAAATCAAAAAAACTTCGCGATATTTTTGAAGGACGACCTACATACATTATTTTTAAAGGAAAATTGGATCAAGAAATAATGAAAAAGCAACGATATACTGTTGATGATTTATCACATCATTTACGAGTTAATGATATTGATAGTATTTCTAAAGTTGAATTTGCTTTATTAGAAACAAATGGTTCACTTTCAATTATTCCTAAAGATCAGTGTGTAGTAGAATTACCGGATGCTTTAATCTGTGATGGGATAATTGATGAAGATAATTTAAAATTGCTCAACCGGGATATAAATTGGTTAAAAAAAGAGTTGAAAAAACAAGGTGTAGATAAAATAGAAGATGTTTTTTATTGTGTGCCAGAAAAGGGCCACTTATTAGTAATAAAAAAATAGAGCTGGAATCAGCTCTATCCTAATAGCATGCGATCGTTGTCAAATTCACTACCGCTTGCTTCTTCGAATTTTTTAAGTAAATCATCAACTGTTAATTTGGCTTTTTCTTCACCGTTGACATCATAAATAATACGGCCCTTGTCCATCATAATTAAGCGATTACCGATATTAATAGCATCTTTCATATTATGTGTTACCATTAAAGCAGTTAGCTTTTGTTCAGTGAC encodes:
- a CDS encoding YetF domain-containing protein, translating into MNIFDVFLISVCIYIYLSILLRIFGKKEFSQLNVFDFVVFLIIAEIMTDTIGNSDFTFYHGVVATVTLIVVDRLVSMITMKSKKLRDIFEGRPTYIIFKGKLDQEIMKKQRYTVDDLSHHLRVNDIDSISKVEFALLETNGSLSIIPKDQCVVELPDALICDGIIDEDNLKLLNRDINWLKKELKKQGVDKIEDVFYCVPEKGHLLVIKK